A genomic stretch from Oncorhynchus gorbuscha isolate QuinsamMale2020 ecotype Even-year linkage group LG20, OgorEven_v1.0, whole genome shotgun sequence includes:
- the LOC124007438 gene encoding small nuclear ribonucleoprotein Sm D3-like, which yields MSIGVPIKVLHEAEGHIVTCETNTGEVYRGKLIEAEDNMNCQMSNITVTHRDGRVAQLEQVYIRGSKIRFLILPDMLKNAPMLKSMKNKNQGSGAGRGKAAILKAQVAARGRGRGGGMGRGTIFPKRR from the exons ATGTCCATTGGCGTGCCCATCAAAGTTCTGCATGAAGCAGAGGGCCACATTGTGACCTGTGAGACCAACACTGGTGAAGTGTACAGGGGCAAGCTCATTGAGGCTGAGGACAACATGAACTGCCAG ATGTCCAATATCACTGTGACGCATCGGGATGGCCGTGTAGCCCAATTGGAGCAGGTCTATATTCGGGGCAGCAAGATTCGCTTCCTGATCCTACCGGACATGTTAAAAAACGCCCCTATGTTAAAGAGCATGAAAAATAAGAACCAGGGCTCTGGAGCAGGAAGGGGGAAGGCGGCCATTCTCAAAGCTCAGG TGGCTGCAAGAGGACGGGGTCGTGGTGGAGGGATGGGAAGAGGAACCATTTTCCCGAAAAGGCGGTAG